Within the Ignavibacteria bacterium genome, the region GCCGCTTCTTCGTAACCGGAAGTTCCGTTGATTTGTCCCGCATGAAAAAGTCCACCAACAAGTTTTGTTTCCAGAGAAAGTTTGAGTTGATATGATGGAAAGTAATCGTATTCCACAGCGTAACCGTGACGAAGCATTTTTACGTTTTCCAACCCTGCAATTGTTCTCATTCCGTACAGTTGAATTTCTTGTGGAAGACTTGTGGAAAATCCGTTGACATAAACGAAGTTAGTTTTATATCCTTCCGGCTCAAGAAAAATATGATGACTTCCTTTGTCAGAAAATCGCGCAATTTTATCCTCAACTGATGGACAATATCGTGGACCTTTTCCTTTGATAATTCCTGTAAAGAGTGGCGAACGTTCAAATCCTTTGCGTAAAATTTCGTGCGTTTTTTCGTTCGTATGTGTCAAATACATCGGAATTTGAGCATTTATTATTTTCTCTGTTTGAAAAGAAAAAGGTTGCGGATTATCATCTCCCGGTTGCAACTCGATGCTTGAAAAATCTATTGAATCAATATCAATGCGAGGTGGGGTTCCAGTTTTCAATCTACCGATTTCAAAGCCAAGTTTTTCGAGCGATGGAGAAATTCCAGAAGACGACTTTTCCCCAAATCTTCCACCAACTGTTTGTGAAAAGCCAGTGTGCATCAAACTTCGTAGAAATGTTCCTGCGCAAATAACAAGCACAGAGCAATTTATTTGCCCGTGATAAGTAGTAGTAATTCCAGTAATTTTTCTTTCTTCGTTCGAATACTCTGAAAGAATTTCATCCACAGAATCCTCGAGTAAATCGAGATTTGTTTGAGATAGAATAAGTTCTCGTGCTTTTCGTGCATAAAGTTCTCTATCATTTTGAGAACGCGGCGACCAAACAGCCGGACCTTTTGACGTGTTCAACATTCGGAAATGAATTCCTGATAAGTCTGCAAGTTTTCCCATTACTCCACCGAGGGCATCAACTTCTCGTGCAAGTTGCCCTTTTGCGGTTCCGCCGATTGAAGGATTGCACGACATTCTTCCAATCGAATCTT harbors:
- the mnmG gene encoding tRNA uridine-5-carboxymethylaminomethyl(34) synthesis enzyme MnmG — protein: MKQTKNKYDIIVIGCGHAGIEASIASAKLGCKTLLVTMSKDSIGRMSCNPSIGGTAKGQLAREVDALGGVMGKLADLSGIHFRMLNTSKGPAVWSPRSQNDRELYARKARELILSQTNLDLLEDSVDEILSEYSNEERKITGITTTYHGQINCSVLVICAGTFLRSLMHTGFSQTVGGRFGEKSSSGISPSLEKLGFEIGRLKTGTPPRIDIDSIDFSSIELQPGDDNPQPFSFQTEKIINAQIPMYLTHTNEKTHEILRKGFERSPLFTGIIKGKGPRYCPSVEDKIARFSDKGSHHIFLEPEGYKTNFVYVNGFSTSLPQEIQLYGMRTIAGLENVKMLRHGYAVEYDYFPSYQLKLSLETKLVGGLFHAGQINGTSGYEEAAAQGLIAGINAAHYVHNKEPFILKRSEAYIGVLIDDLVNLLIDEPYRMFTSRAEYRLLLRQDNADRRLTKIGYNIGLVDEVAKQRLDKKEEMITRLSQFVNENTIAPEEVNDYLKSQNEMPITQREPIAKLVKRSNVKLVDLLSVAHFESGLHLKGRIEKESIEQVEIDLKYDGYISRQKIDVEKFEKSENITVPESFDYTRVRSLSAEGKEKLSHIRPQTLGQASRISGVTPSDISVLLVYLHR